The following proteins come from a genomic window of Microtus pennsylvanicus isolate mMicPen1 chromosome 22, mMicPen1.hap1, whole genome shotgun sequence:
- the LOC142839759 gene encoding uncharacterized protein LOC142839759, which produces MKAVTYDDVHINFTEEEWNLLDPSQKNLYKDVMLETYKNLTTIGYIWEEHNSKEHCQRTKRHERHERTHTGEKPYACSQCGKAFARHDHLQLHKRTHTGEKPYACNQCGKVFTQHSALQTHERTHTGEKPYACSQCGKAFAHHGTLQTHKRTHTGEKPYACNQCGKAFAYCSALQIHERTHTGEKPYSCSQCCKSFAQYSVLQLHKRTHTGEKPYECNQCGKAFARHGHLQLHKRTHTGEKPYACSQCGKAFAHHSALQNHKRTHTGEKPYACNKCGKAFAQHSTLKLHKRTHTGEKPYVCSQCGKAFASHSQLQRHKRTHTGEKPYECNQCGKAFAENSTLQKHKRIHTGEKPYECSQCG; this is translated from the exons ATG aaggcagtgacctatgatgatgtgcatatcaacttcacTGAGGAAGAGTGgaatttgctggatccttcccagaagaatctctacaaagatgtgatgctggagacctacaagaacctcactactatag gatacatttgggaagaaCATAATAGTAAAGAACATTGTCAACGTACTAaaagacatgaaag acatgaaagaacacatactggagagaaaccatatgcctgtagtcagtgtggtaaggcctttgcacgtcacgatcatcttcaattgcataaaagaacacatactggagagaaaccctatgcatgtaatcagtgtggtaaggtcTTTACTCAACACAGTgctcttcaaacacatgaaagaacacatactggagagaaaccctatgcctgtagtcagtgtggtaaggcctttgctcatCACGGTACTCTTCAAacgcataaaagaacacatactggagagaaaccctatgcatgtaatcagtgtggtaaggcctttgcttaCTGCAGTGCTCTTCAAattcatgaaagaacacatactggagagaaaccctattcATGTAGTCAGTGTTGTAAGTCCTTTGCTCAATACAGTgttcttcaattgcataaaagaacacatactggagagaaaccctacgaatgtaatcagtgtggtaaggcctttgcacgtcatggTCATCTTCAactgcataaaagaacacatactggagagaaaccctatgcctgtagtcagtgtggtaaggcctttgctcaccacagtgctcttcaaaaccataaaagaacacatactggagagaaaccctatgcatgtaataagtgtggtaaggcctttgctcaacACAGTACTCtaaaattgcataaaagaacacatactggagagaaaccctatgtatgtagtcagtgtggtaag gcctttgcaagtcatagtcaacttcaaaggcataaaaggacacatactggagagaaaccctatgaatgtaatcaatgtggtaaggcctttgctgaaaacagtactcttcaaaagcataaaagaatac atactggagagaaaccctatgaatgtagtcAGTGTGGGTAA
- the LOC142839828 gene encoding LOW QUALITY PROTEIN: uncharacterized protein LOC142839828 (The sequence of the model RefSeq protein was modified relative to this genomic sequence to represent the inferred CDS: substituted 1 base at 1 genomic stop codon) — protein MYGIFLKAVTYDDVHINFTKEEWDLLNPSQKNLYKDVMLETYRNLTTIGYIWEDLNTEEHCQCSRRHARNEKTHSSEKCCEIKLCDEVFSYHNHFEMHKRTHNGEKAYEYGQDDEDFLLYENHQSHKRTHTGEKSYECNLHGKVFPDQSHLQKIKRIYTRETSYEYYQCCKAIAQCTVFQTYKRIQTEEKPYECNQCGKAFARHHRLQLHKRTHTGEKPYECNQCGKAFAHHSNLQSHKRTHTGEKPYECTQCGKAFARYSALQEHRRTHTGEKPYECNQCGKAFAQHSNLQSHKRMHTGEKSHACNECGKAFAHLSLLQLHRRTHTGEKPYECNQCDKVFATQSSLQNHKRRHTGEKPYVCNECGKAFAQNFALQYHKRTHTGEKPYECTQCGKAFARHHRLQLHKRTHTGEKPYECNQCGKAFACHRDLQRHKRTHTGEKPYECNQCGKSFARHHHLQLHRRTHTGEKPYECNQCGKAFAQHSNLQSHKRRHTGEKPHACNECGKAFAYLSLLQLHRRTHTGEKPYECNQCDKAFATQSSLQNHKRRHTGEKPYVCNECGKAFAQNFALQYHKRTHTGEKPYECNQCGKAFATQSKLQNHKRRHTGEKPYVCNECGRAFAQNFALQYHKKTHTGEKPFVCNECGKAFAQNFALQYHKRTHTGEKPYECNQCGKAFARLSDLQRHKRTHTGEKPYECTQCGKAFARQSNLQSHKRTHTGEKHYECNQCDKAFALHSNLQRHKRTHTKEKPYECNQCGKAFARHSDLQSHKITHTGEKPYECTQCGNPFAXHNHLHLHKRTHTGEKTYECNQCGKAFVQHVALQMHRRTHTGKKP, from the exons gaatgaaaaaacaCATAGCAGCGAAAAATGCTGTGAAATTAAACTATGTGATGAAGTCTTTTCTTATCACAATCATTttgaaatgcataaaagaacacacaatgGAGAGAAAGCCTATGAGTATGGTCAAGATGATGAAGACTTTCTTCTTTATGAAAATCATCAAAGTCATAAacgaacacatactggagagaaatcatATGAATGCAATCTGCATGGTAAGGTCTTTCCTGATCAGAGTCATCTTCAAAAGATTAAAAGAATATATACTAGAGAGACATCCTATGAATATTATCAGTGTTGTAAAGCCATTGCACAATGTACTGTTTTTCAAACATATAAGAGAATACAAACTgaagaaaaaccctatgaatgtaatcagtgtggtaaggcctttgcacgtcatcatcgtcttcaattgcataaaagaacacatactggagagaaaccctatgaatgtaatcagtgtggtaaggcctttgcacaccacagtaatcttcaaagccataaaagaacacatactggagagaaaccctatgaatgtactcagtgtggtaaggcctttgcacgctACAGTGCTCTTCAAGAACAtcgaagaacacatactggagagaaaccctatgaatgtaatcagtgtggtaaggccttcgcacaacacagtaatcttcaaagccataaaagaatgcatactggagagaaatcccatgcatgtaatgagtgtggtaaggcctttgcacatctcAGTCTTCTTCAATTGCatagaagaacacatactggagagaaaccctatgaatgtaatcagtgtgataagGTCTTTGCAACTCAGAGTAGtcttcaaaatcataaaagaagacatactggagagaaaccctatgtatgtaatgagtgtggtaaggcctttgcgcAGAACTTTGctcttcaataccataaaagaacacatactggagagaaaccctatgaatgtactcagtgtggtaaggcctttgcacgtcatcatcgtcttcaattgcataaaagaacacatactggagagaaaccctatgaatgtaatcagtgtggtaaggcctttgcatgtcacagggatcttcaaaggcataaaagaacacatactggagagaaaccctatgaatgtaatcagtgtggtaagtcCTTTGCACGTCATcatcatcttcaattgcatagaagaacacatactggagagaaaccctatgaatgtaatcagtgtggtaaggcctttgcacaacacagtaatcttcaaagccataaaagaaggcatactggagagaaaccccatgcatgtaatgagtgtggtaaggcctttgcatatCTCAGTCTTCTTCAATTGCatagaagaacacatactggagagaaaccctatgaatgtaatcagtgtgataagGCCTTTGCAACTCAGAGTAGtcttcaaaatcataaaagaagacatactggagagaaaccctatgtatgtaatgagtgtggtaaggcctttgcgcAGAACTTTGctcttcaataccataaaagaacacatactggagagaaaccctatgaatgtaatcagtgtggtaaggcctttgcaactCAGAGTAAacttcaaaatcataaaagaagacatactggagagaaaccctatgtatgtaatgagtgtggtaggGCCTTTGCACAGAACTTTGCTCTTCAATACcataaaaaaacacatactggagagaaaccttttgtatgtaatgagtgtggtaaggcctttgcacagaaCTTTGctcttcaataccataaaagaacacatactggagagaaaccctatgaatgtaatcagtgtggtaaggcctttgcacgtctcagtgatcttcaaaggcataaaagaacacatactggagagaaaccctatgaatgtactcagtgtggtaaggcctttgcacgccAAAGcaatcttcaaagccataaaagaacac atactggagagaaacactatgaatgtaatcagtgtgataagGCCTTTGCACTCCACAGTAaccttcaaaggcataaaagaacacatactaaagagaaaccctatgaatgtaatcagtgtggtaaggcctttgcacgtcacagtgatcttcaaagccataaaataacacatactggagagaaaccctatgaatgtactcAGTGTGGTAATCCTTTTGCATGACATAATCATCTTCatttgcataaaagaacacatactggagagaaaacctatgaatgtaatcagtgtggtaaggcctttgtaCAACATGTTGCTCTTCAAATGCatagaagaacacatactggaaagaaaccctaG